A window from Saccharomyces cerevisiae S288C chromosome XIII, complete sequence encodes these proteins:
- the MLO1 gene encoding Mlo1p (Mitochondrial hypothetical protein; green fluorescent protein (GFP)-fusion protein localizes to mitochondria; MLO1 is not an essential gene): MFGKVFVSYIRTRIGFKPLSTIYTPVSSSSLSFDKEACFPFKKWHELNMSQKQEFIQRFVKNYRHQYPSSKTNVSLKGLSIGMDEHNDSPSVFGIFYNDIWKSFKNEQLGTNNDNMKSGSRFSHPSFKQLLIQK, from the coding sequence ATGTTTGGTAAAGTTTTCGTAAGCTACATCAGAACAAGAATTGGGTTCAAACCTTTAAGCACGATATACACGCctgtttcttcttcttcgctCAGCTTCGATAAGGAGGCATGTTTCCCCTTTAAAAAATGGCACGAACTGAATATGTCCCAGAAGCAAGAGTTTATTCAGCGTTTTGTCAAAAACTACAGGCACCAATACCCAAGTTCTAAGACCAATGTTTCGCTGAAGGGGCTGAGTATTGGCATGGACGAGCACAATGACTCGCCATCTGTGTTCGGCATATTTTATAACGATATCTGGAAATCGTTTAAGAACGAGCAATTAGGAACTAACAATGATAATATGAAATCGGGTAGTAGGTTCAGTCACCCCAGCTTTAAACAATTGTTAATACAGAAGTGA
- the GAD1 gene encoding glutamate decarboxylase GAD1 (Glutamate decarboxylase; converts glutamate into gamma-aminobutyric acid (GABA) during glutamate catabolism; involved in response to oxidative stress) — MLHRHGSKQKNFENIAGKVVHDLAGLQLLSNDVQKSAVQSGHQGSNNMRDTSSQGMANKYSVPKKGLPADLSYQLIHNELTLDGNPHLNLASFVNTFTTDQARKLIDENLTKNLADNDEYPQLIELTQRCISMLAQLWHANPDEEPIGCATTGSSEAIMLGGLAMKKRWEHRMKNAGKDASKPNIIMSSACQVALEKFTRYFEVECRLVPVSHRSHHMLDPESLWDYVDENTIGCFVILGTTYTGHLENVEKVADVLSQIEAKHPDWSNTDIPIHADGASGGFIIPFGFEKEHMKAYGMERWGFNHPRVVSMNTSGHKFGLTTPGLGWVLWRDESLLADELRFKLKYLGGVEETFGLNFSRPGFQVVHQYFNFVSLGHSGYRTQFQNSLFVARAFSFELLNSSKLPGCFEIVSSIHESIENDSAPKSVKDYWEHPQAYKPGVPLVAFKLSKKFHEEYPEVPQAILSSLLRGRGWIIPNYPLPKATDGSDEKEVLRVVFRSEMKLDLAQLLIVDIESILTKLIHSYEKVCHHIELASEQTPERKSSFIYEMLLALASPQDDIPTPDEIEKKNKLKETTTRNYRGTC, encoded by the coding sequence ATGTTACACAGGCACGGTTCTAAGCAGAAGAACTTCGAGAATATCGCTGGAAAAGTTGTCCACGACCTTGCAGGTCTGCAATTGCTTTCTAACGACGTTCAAAAATCCGCTGTCCAAAGTGGTCATCAAGGATCGAACAATATGAGAGATACTTCGTCTCAGGGCATGGCTAATAAGTATTCAGTTCCAAAAAAGGGACTACCTGCTGATTTGTCTTACCAACTGATTCATAATGAATTAACACTTGATGGTAATCCGCATTTGAACCTTGCCAGTTTCGTGAACACTTTTACCACTGATCAGGCAAGGAAATtgattgatgaaaatttgaCCAAAAATCTTGCTGACAATGATGAATATCCGCAATTAATTGAGCTAACTCAGCGTTGTATTTCTATGCTAGCTCAATTATGGCACGCTAATCCCGATGAAGAACCAATAGGCTGTGCCACCACAGGTTCTAGTGAGGCAATCATGTTGGGTGGACTCGccatgaaaaaaagatgggAACACAGAATGAAGAATGCTGGTAAAGATGCTTCCAAGCCGAACATTATAATGTCTTCTGCGTGCCAAGTGGCATTAGAGAAGTTTACGAGATATTTTGAAGTGGAATGCCGATTGGTTCCGGTATCCCACAGAAGCCATCATATGCTTGACCCAGAGTCGTTATGGGATTATGTAGATGAGAACACTATTGGCTGTTTTGTAATTTTAGGAACCACCTACACTGGCCATTTGGAAAATGTAGAGAAAGTTGCAGATGTCTTGTCCCAAATTGAGGCCAAGCATCCTGATTGGAGCAATACTGATATTCCAATCCATGCGGATGGCGCTTCAGGTGGGTTTATTATCCCATTTGgctttgaaaaagagcACATGAAAGCTTATGGCATGGAACGTTGGGGGTTCAACCATCCGCGTGTGGTTAGTATGAACACTAGTGGTCATAAGTTTGGCTTAACCACTCCCGGTCTGGGTTGGGTGCTATGGAGAGATGAATCCTTACTGGCTGATGAATTGAGATTCAAACTAAAGTACCTCGGTGGCGTGGAAGAAACTTTCggtttgaatttttcaagacCTGGATTTCAAGTTGTCCATCAATACTTCAATTTTGTTTCTCTAGGCCATTCAGGGTATAGAACACAATTCCAAAATTCTCtatttgttgcaagagcGTTTTCTTTCGAATTATTGAATTCGTCAAAATTGCCCGGAtgctttgaaattgttagCAGTATCCATGAAAGCATTGAGAACGATTCCGCCCCTAAGTCAGTTAAAGACTATTGGGAACACCCCCAGGCTTACAAACCAGGTGTACCGCTGGTAGCCTTCAAATTGTCCAAGAAATTCCACGAAGAATATCCAGAAGTGCCACAAGCAATCCTTTCCTCTTTACTGAGAGGTAGGGGTTGGATAATACCAAATTACCCACTACCAAAGGCAACGGATGGATCCGATGAGAAGGAGGTATTAAGAGTGGTTTTCAGATCGGAGATGAAGTTGGATTTAGCACAGTTGTTGATCGTTGACATCGAGAGTATCTTGACAAAGTTGATTCATAGTTACGAAAAGGTTTGTCATCATATAGAACTTGCCTCTGAGCAAACTCCAGAGCGCAAGAGTTCGTTCATCTACGAAATGTTGCTGGCATTGGCATCTCCACAAGATGACATCCCAACGCCGGATGAAatcgaaaagaaaaataagcTAAAGGAAACAACAACGAGAAACTATAGAGGAACATGTTGA
- the HOR7 gene encoding Hor7p (hypothetical protein; overexpression suppresses Ca2+ sensitivity of mutants lacking inositol phosphorylceramide mannosyltransferases Csg1p and Csh1p; transcription is induced under hyperosmotic stress and repressed by alpha factor; HOR7 has a paralog, DDR2, that arose from the whole genome duplication), protein MKLSQVVVSAVAFTGLVSAANSSNSSSSKNAAQPIAGLNNGKVAGAAGVALAGALAFLI, encoded by the coding sequence atgaagttaTCTCAAGTTGTTGTTTCCGCCGTCGCCTTCACTGGTTTAGTAAGTGCTGCTAACAGTTCTAACAGCTCAAGCTCAAAGAATGCTGCCCAACCAATTGCCGGTTTAAACAACGGTAAGGTTGCAGGCGCCGCTGGTGTTGCTCTAGCTGGTGCTTTGGCCTTTTTGATTTAA
- a CDS encoding uncharacterized protein (hypothetical protein; conserved across S. cerevisiae strains) has protein sequence MVPLILLILLFSKFSTFLRPVNHVLVTKYTAIVNTKWQTTPSIIDVTYTMHVFYMTIILILVRKQMQSIHAFLGSLCLPSHVLDFSIVRDILSWYFLETVAV, from the coding sequence ATGGTGCCACTGATATTGCTTATCTTActtttttctaaattttcaacatttctGCGCCCTGTAAATCACGTGCTCGTTACAAAATACACTGCCATAGTAAATACAAAATGGCAAACAACGCCCAGCATCATTGATGTTACATATACTATGCACGTTTTTTATATGACGATAATACTTATTTTGGTCAGGAAGCAAATGCAGTCCATACATGCGTTTCTGGGTAGTTTATGCTTACCCTCCCACGTGCTAGATTTTTCGATTGTAAGAGATATTTTATCATGGTATTTCCTTGAGACAGTCGCAGTATGA
- the PET111 gene encoding Pet111p (Mitochondrial translational activator specific for the COX2 mRNA; located in the mitochondrial inner membrane), which yields MLQRRFISSSGIKRLLHRESNKVMHTVFFKVRYYSTELIKKKHKEDIEDWVKAQLKDSSTISGVYESRNKLDWMDSITKSPSSLDILKNQYNIVKDKDFGILWKQKFESADPDILMTIISLSTNQKVLFSIQQLLILINSLHFLKRDYDIGQIYTTYEQFTPLLASHTDKGTYGQFIEIMLVVQHNLHHFDVCETLFAEYIKYCKVKPQMISLGLNSFIRSNNTQLAVEFYTQAITNPDTFPITEKQLFEFLRCMERYLDMSSMKHIFYLWLKVKCGDEQSSSTNLPSFKTLAIIHRMLLRFSNTDELNDFLTNPVVLSTGYTSSVQFELIEFCHSLYCIKGDRTKSIDDSILMERVDKFITRLNNNISTRKELYMSVVQAYVSTNNFENLKVILEKIQRDNDISIDGSFHLCISRYFVNTNQFEGLFKYYRSVVKTTDGKTRLRPAFIQQLWSCAVNVYPMLAKEITNDLLVTLKRSQYSKCLTWVYTFLQENAHIHTRKINGGEDSSLSGFNAVDFERFEEFKKKVSHNDVYGAELVISNSLKEGIAPQFSFLYSVLALCLRNSLTGLARVVDVILRTRFRYIPLKVDILWLKWEIISNYRSFEKLSAEHLKELEFKLKEFERVHQKELSVQNYLQLTQICFHTRDFKYACYLISQARKNLDTSNNKQWMMYYMTSLKLASRMHESERFSRILKDWNCNHRASLITPGCIRQIKGFMKYFEKRPAYISTAASIDNKEIKDRIDELVLRYVDYKYQGLENMRKLTLFLKEWFDEEISLLKLEQNERKMKLFEENKKEEE from the coding sequence ATGTTACAACGGAGATTTATATCCTCCAGTGGTATAAAGAGATTACTTCACAGAGAATCAAACAAGGTTATGCACActgttttctttaaagtACGATATTACTCAACTGAGttgatcaaaaaaaagcataaGGAAGATATTGAGGATTGGGTTAAAGCGCAACTAAAAGattcttcaacaataaGCGGTGTGTATGAGTCTCGGAATAAACTCGATTGGATGGACTCCATTACCAAAAGCCCCAGCAGCTTAGATATTCTTAAGAATCAATATAATATAGTGAAAGACAAAGATTTTGGAATATTGTGGAAGCAAAAATTCGAAAGTGCAGATCCAGATATTTTGATGACAATAATTAGCCTTTCCACTAACCAAAAggttttgttttcaataCAGCAATTACTGATCTTAATAAATTCTCTTcactttttgaaaagggaCTACGATATTGGACAAATATACACAACATATGAGCAATTCACGCCCTTATTAGCAAGCCACACTGATAAAGGCACATATGGTCAGTTCATCGAAATTATGTTGGTAGTACAGCATAATTTACATCATTTTGATGTCTGTGAAACTTTATTTGCAGaatatatcaaatattGCAAAGTAAAGCCACAAATGATATCTTTAGGATTAAACTCTTTCATAAGGAGTAATAACACTCAACTAGCGGTGGAATTTTACACGCAAGCAATTACCAATCCTGATACATTTCCAATAACTGAAAAGCAGCTTTTTGAGTTTCTCCGATGTATGGAAAGATATCTAGATATGTCCAGTATGAAACACATCTTTTATCTCTGGTTGAAAGTGAAATGTGGTGATGAGCAATCCTCTTCAACTAACCTTCCCTCGTTCAAAACCCTCGCGATAATACACAGAATGTTATTACGTTTTTCTAATACAGATGAGCTAAACGATTTTTTAACCAATCCCGTTGTTTTAAGTACGGGATATACATCAAGTGTGCAGTTTGAGTTGATTGAATTTTGTCATTCTCTGTATTGCATCAAAGGAGACAGAACAAAAAGCATTGATGACTCAATATTGATGGAAAGAGTTGATAAATTTATTACCAGActtaataataatatttcaacACGAAAAGAGCTATATATGTCAGTGGTTCAAGCGTACGTCTCTACTAACAATTTCGAGAATTTAAAAGTAATCTTGGAAAAAATCCAGAGAGATAATGATATTAGCATAGACGGTTCGTTTCATTTGTGCATTTCTAGGTATTTTGTCAACACCAATCAATTCGAAGgacttttcaaatattatCGCAGTGTAGTTAAAACCACTGATGGTAAAACGCGATTACGGCCCGCATTTATTCAACAATTATGGTCATGTGCCGTAAATGTTTATCCAATGCTggcaaaagaaattacaaATGACCTACTTGTGACTCTAAAAAGGAGCCAATACAGCAAATGTCTCACTTGGGTGTACACatttttacaagaaaatgcCCATATCCATACGAGAAAGATCAATGGAGGAGAAGACTCTTCGTTATCTGGTTTCAACGCGGTTGATTTTGAAAGGTTTGAAgagttcaagaaaaaagtttctCACAATGATGTATATGGAGCAGAATTGGTGATTTCGAATAGTTTGAAGGAGGGCATTGCGCCtcaattttcatttttgtattccGTTTTGGCATTATGCTTGAGAAACTCTTTAACTGGTTTGGCACGTGTAGTTGATGTGATATTAAGGACCAGATTCCGCTATATCCCACTAAAAGTCGATATATTATGGTTGAAATGGGAGATCATTTCTAATTATagatcttttgaaaagttgtCTGCTGAACATTTAAAAGAACTGGAATTCAAACTGAAGGAATTTGAACGAGTACATCAAAAGGAGCTTTCAGTTCAAAACTATTTACAACTTACTCAAATATGTTTCCACACCCGTGATTTCAAATATGCATGTTACCTAATTTCACAAGctagaaaaaatttggataCTTCAAATAACAAACAGTGGATGATGTATTACATGACATCTTTAAAGTTGGCGTCAAGAATGCATGAAAGCGAACGGTTTAGTAGGATTTTAAAAGACTGGAATTGTAATCATAGGGCAAGCCTGATTACTCCAGGTTGCATTAGACAAATCAAAGGCTTTatgaaatattttgagaaaaGGCCTGCTTACATTTCAACTGCTGCTTCCATTGATAACAAGGAGATAAAGGATCGCATTGACGAGTTAGTACTTAGATATGTGGACTATAAATACCAGGGGCTTGAGAATATGAGAAAGTTAACACTTTTCTTAAAAGAATGGTTTGATGAAGAGATTTCACTATTAAAGTTGGAGCAAaatgaaaggaaaatgaagctttttgaagagaataaaaaggaGGAGGAGTAA
- the COX7 gene encoding cytochrome c oxidase subunit VII (Subunit VII of cytochrome c oxidase (Complex IV); Complex IV is the terminal member of the mitochondrial inner membrane electron transport chain) gives MANKVIQLQKIFQSSTKPLWWRHPRSALYLYPFYAIFAVAVVTPLLYIPNAIRGIKAKKA, from the coding sequence atggCTAATAAAGTTATTCAACTACAGAAAATCTTCCAATCTTCCACTAAACCTCTATGGTGGAGACATCCAAGGTCAGCTTTATACCTGTATCCATTTTATGCTATTTTTGCGGTAGCCGTCGTTACACCACTTCTATACATTCCAAATGCTATTAGAGGTATCAAAGCCAAGAAGGCATAG
- the GFD1 gene encoding Gfd1p (Coiled-coiled hypothetical protein; identified as a high-copy suppressor of a dbp5 mutation; protein abundance increases in response to DNA replication stress) gives MPLESIWADAPDEEPIKKQKPSHKRSNNNKKNNNSRWSNESSSNNKKKDSVNKVKNNKGNHESKTKNKIKETLPREKKPPHSQGKISPVSESLAINPFSQKATEISPPPVSPSKMKTTKTQSKQDTASKMKLLKKKIEEQREILQKTHHKNQQQQVLMDFLNDEGSSNWVDDDEEELILQRLKTSLKI, from the coding sequence ATGCCTTTAGAATCTATATGGGCCGATGCCCCTGACGAAGAACCAATAAAGAAGCAGAAACCAAGTCACAAGCGGagtaataacaataaaaagaataataatagcagGTGGAGTAATGAATCAAGTTCAaacaataagaaaaaagattcTGTAAACAAAGTGAAGAATAACAAAGGTAACCACGAAAGTAAAacgaaaaataaaataaaggaaacTCTTCCCAGAGAAAAGAAGCCGCCTCATAGTCAGGGCAAAATATCGCCTGTAAGTGAATCATTGGCGATAAATCCTTTCTCCCAAAAAGCAACAGAGATATCTCCTCCACCAGTTTCACCTAGCAAGATGAAAACTACCAAAACACAATCCAAACAGGATACCGCTTCTAAGATGAAgttattaaaaaagaaaattgaagagcAGAGGGAAATATTGCAAAAGACTCATCACAAGAATCAACAGCAACAAGTGTTGATGGATTTTCTGAACGATGAAGGGAGCTCCAACTGGGttgacgatgatgaagaggagCTTATCCTTCAACGTTTGAAGAcctctttgaaaatatga
- a CDS encoding uncharacterized protein (hypothetical protein; SWAT-GFP fusion protein localizes to the endoplasmic reticulum and vacuole, while mCherry fusion localizes to just the vacuole), giving the protein MAHKCASAKLLSGIMALLFNGKSLLRPICLHVHNHLVSNSDTNIVWP; this is encoded by the coding sequence ATGGCACACAAATGTGCAAGTGCCAAGCTATTGAGTGGAATAATGGCCTTGTTATTTAATGGTAAGAGCCTTCTGAGGCCAATCTGCCTTCACGTACACAACCACCTTGTTAGTAACAGTGATACCAACATAGTTTGGCCGTGA
- a CDS encoding uncharacterized protein (Putative membrane protein, involved in salt tolerance; green fluorescent protein (GFP)-fusion protein localizes to the cytoplasm in a punctate pattern; YMR253C is not an essential gene) — MNPSVPKVMKRENNTHLLVSKEMNDTSLQLPSTTRSLSPKESNSNEDFNVDGNETTLQRISKDYLKPNIGLVLLTVSYFFNSAMVVSTKVLENDPDDIANDRQIKPLQILLVRMVITYIGTLIYMYINKSTISDVPFGKPEVRKWLVLRGCTGFFGVFGMYYSLMYLTISDAVLITFLAPSLTIFLSWVILRERFTKVEALGSLISLLGVVLIVRPSFLFGTPELTDSSSQIVESSDPKSRLIATLVGLWGVLGMSCVYIIIRYIGKRAHAIMSVSYFSLITAIVSFIGINTIPSMKFQIPHSKKQWILFGNLGVSGFIFQLLLTMGIQRERAGRGSLMTYTQLLYAVFWDVALYKHWPNIWSWIGMIIIISATLWVIRIRAANNETTAKDLTPIIDDEENSIPLTEFDLSDSK, encoded by the coding sequence ATGAATCCATCAGTACCGAAGGTTatgaaaagagaaaacaaTACACACCTACTAGTTTCTAAAGAAATGAATGATACGAGTTTGCAACTACCGTCTACTACGAGATCACTTTCACCGAAAGAGTCAAACAGCAATGAAGACTTTAACGTCGATGGCAACGAAACAACGCTGCAAAGAATAAGTAAAGATTATTTGAAACCAAATATTGGGCTTGTTCTCTTGACAGTATCatatttcttcaactcGGCCATGGTGGTGTCTACTAAAGTCTTAGAAAACGACCCCGATGATATTGCCAATGATAGACAGATCAAGCCATTGCAAATCTTATTAGTTAGAATGGTAATAACATATATTGGTACATTGATATACATGTATATTAATAAGAGCACAATTTCGGATGTACCATTTGGTAAACCTGAAGTACGCAAATGGTTAGTATTGAGAGGTTGCACTGGATTTTTCGGTGTCTTTGGAATGTATTATTCGTTAATGTACTTGACGATTAGTGATGCCGTTTTGATCACTTTTTTGGCACCATCACTAACAATATTCCTGTCGTGGGTTATCCTGAGGGAAAGATTCACCAAAGTGGAAGCGCTCGGTTCGCTGATCTCATTGCTGGGCGTGGTGTTAATTGTAAGGccttcatttttatttggaACTCCCGAATTGACCGACTCTTCCTCTCAAATAGTAGAATCATCGGACCCAAAATCGAGATTGATTGCCACTTTGGTTGGGTTGTGGGGTGTTTTAGGGATGAGTTGCGTCTACATCATTATTCGTTATATTGGTAAGAGGGCTCACGCTATAATGAGTGTGagttatttttctttgatcaCAGCGATAGTGTCTTTCATTGGGATTAACACTATCCCTTCAATGAAATTCCAGATACCACATTCCAAAAAACAATGGATACTGTTTGGTAATCTGGGTGTGTCCGGCTTTATCTTCCAGCTGCTATTAACTATGGGTATCCAAAGAGAACGTGCTGGAAGAGGGTCTTTGATGACATACACACAACTACTATATGCGGTTTTCTGGGACGTTGCACTGTACAAGCATTGGCCAAATATCTGGTCGTGGATTGGTATGATAATCATCATAAGTGCCACGTTGTGGGTAATAAGGATAAGGGCGGCAAACAATGAAACAACTGCCAAGGACCTAACCCCAATAATTGACGACGAAGAGAACTCTATTCCCCTGACAGAGTTTGACCTATCCGATTCTAAATAA
- the GTO3 gene encoding omega-class glutathione transferase (Omega class glutathione transferase; putative cytosolic localization): protein MSEKSASNNKAEFKRQSSPFREIISADHPIYKPAKGRYWLYVALPCPWAQRTLITRALKGLAPIIGCSVAHWHLDDKGWRFLEEGDGKTNERHWFDIAGGISSVNLNTSTPVANIPNNAHRLLVDGTDEPHYGYKRLSDFYFKTKPDYKGRFTVPVLWDLETCTIVNNESSDIIGIMNSAAFDEFVGEEYRQVRLVPRSLEAQITEFNSWVYDKINNGVYKAGFAECAEVYEREVTSLFQYLDKLENLLDKKYTDLEAEYGKNNKDKILDRYFAIGDTLTEADVRLYPTIVRFDVVYHQHFKCNLATIRDDYSRIHTWLKNIYWRHEAFQRTTDFTHIKLGYTRSQPRVNPIGITPLGPKPDIRPP from the coding sequence ATGTCTGAAAAATCAGCTAGCAATAACAAAGCTGAATTCAAAAGGCAGTCATCGCCATTCAGAGAAATCATCTCTGCGGATCACCCAATTTATAAACCTGCTAAGGGAAGGTACTGGCTGTATGTGGCGCTACCATGCCCATGGGCACAAAGAACCTTGATCACCAGGGCCCTGAAAGGGCTAGCGCCTATAATCGGGTGCAGTGTAGCGCATTGGCACCTGGATGACAAAGGCTGGCGATTCCTTGAAGAAGGAGATGGGAAAACCAATGAAAGGCACTGGTTTGACATTGCAGGCGGAATTAGCTCAGTAAATTTAAATACCAGTACTCCTGTGGCTAACATACCCAATAACGCGCATCGGTTGTTGGTCGACGGAACAGATGAACCGCATTACGGGTACAAGAGACTAAGCGACTTCTATTTCAAAACAAAGCCAGACTATAAGGGAAGATTCACCGTACCTGTTCTTTGGGACTTGGAAACATGCACTATAGTAAACAATGAAAGCAGTGATATCATCGGAATTATGAATTCCGCTGCGTTTGATGAGTTTGTCGGCGAAGAATACCGTCAAGTCCGTCTGGTACCTCGGTCTCTAGAGGCACAGATTACAGAGTTCAACTCTTGGGTGTACGATAAAATCAACAACGGTGTATACAAGGCCGGTTTTGCAGAATGTGCAGAGGTATACGAGAGGGAGGTAACAagcctttttcaatatcttgaCAAATTGGAAAATCTTCTGGACAAGAAGTACACAGATTTGGAGGCGGAGTATGGTAAGAACAACAAGGACAAGATACTAGATCGCTACTTTGCCATCGGAGACACTCTGACCGAGGCGGACGTGAGACTCTACCCAACGATAGTAAGGTTCGACGTGGTATACCATCAACACTTCAAATGCAATCTGGCCACCATCAGAGATGATTATTCCCGTATACACACGTGGCTCAAGAATATATACTGGCGCCACGAAGCCTTCCAGCGCACAACGGACTTTACCCACATAAAACTCGGATATACTCGCTCGCAGCCACGGGTCAACCCGATTGGGATCACCCCACTGGGGCCCAAGCCTGATATCCGACCTccatga